One segment of Cutaneotrichosporon cavernicola HIS019 DNA, chromosome: 4 DNA contains the following:
- the GCN1 gene encoding uncharacterized protein (Domain of unknown function (DUF3554)) codes for MAPADKVGSWLDKGKKPSKKEAYDSDSDSDSSAVTEPDVPAKKAASSSSSSSSDNDSDSDSDSSSDSDSDEVNAKEGRERNIDWDAVMPKVRPALLDRSAKRRDAFIARYFYVTDELPVQTQVPALLQALLSSLVLMQDLRAVEADVGVLAELVVRDERQQQAQKLGDKLVKWSRAEVDKAVASPKSSTPTSLQPQLMLVLTLIATLRKSRGDVFATSAQCADLFVALATVLDAISERAAGMKGRRPERLLRKLNVRVWRVLRPMRAAFPDLIKVLTTKVPVPARAAVLLGHIVSVSLRAKPAKGQPEGRAVIEGQKDALLNYYSAHILSTKTALPPHVPLALREFLSNFVTEADLTGKLIPTAERMMLRSPEIALTLTADLLDCCEIDISSIIPAKLIPSTISASKSSNAETRAKAVVLLKAVVKRTSKPESLSKLAAELLALPKAGKSASAEQRVALYNMVAAIPSAASSVVVDTVPTLVAKEANEHALNAMAVALGAHLSTALTSDKAVAPAAATALIKELASTKLSARRALSSAVGSAVWSVHADDKFSSEGQKILGSLVPALEGNLKTASGCAPANAAGFLEGYVAVALGLGPLKALPVAAKLIDGPAMQGVLTLTPKPSFILNDKAYTKLSTLQDDLWFLRALQVLVLRGEGLAEEDVRVALGLGLIHLAFDSKHPTVRRDTLTTVTALAKEQPLLTAKIVRESLTAWLRLRDLARAAALKKRAPGEDAEVFPSRSRQIGALLDASVVKSDKADKAMLEDIAADLVVLAHHPEIGEASTVSWISLVQSHGLDPATLVQLKHGHILNLLWEAAAAPPKDPRFAEAAYRAIATLAFIDPVEFVADVVEKARGDLDPQNLDFIGLEERGIWATPEDKLFVDVLSTKKDEVENKNRKNYDIEKWEQEVREQLAKKQATKIATNLSKQDKALVAAQLRKEKAVREQIATTQARLRRGLELVAALTDSPVSAVEAKVGTIADLLLSSVFGPGAFLVDGRAFDVFIKLSTLSAPRIGEYRRMVAAVLLRAFGAPFVPDDYQEEGVGEQVTRVLHQINFAASKIPLDSTTYALVSMLMSRVVALGGVGCESSHSEQAQEQLTLVVGIIGSCVGEFHDSRYPRLHTIKDLIQIIGTYTRLAKDASAVLADLGAAIQDVATPSEIAALISGTLSPDSGVRNSVLQALQPVDLTDLNYSEELFISTHDSDETNAGLADNVWEENGFDVPETYLDSLLKYLAHSSGAVRTGASAALADAVQQYPSQIDATLAGLQDLYVEKAKLLEPEYDRFGMIIPETVNRPDPWEARVAIASTLEKVAAMVPDSQVTPVLKFLIKKEALGDRHEEVRRNMLNAATALVDIHGGKDVAGLMAMFDKELAKSSKSQASDYIKEAVVILFGRLAGHLDASDERIPKAVDRLVEALNTPSELVQSAVADCLPALVQGMSSEETEYLVDRLFSTLTTGAKYAHRRGAAYGIAGVVKGRGLRSLKEYDLMDKLTEAAEDKDVFETREGALLAFETLSATLGRVFEPYIVQIIPQMLALFGDTNKYVREATQYAAKVIMSRISGHCVKLILPTLLEGLEEKQWRTKKGSIELLGSMAFCAPRQLSVSLPTIIPHLTGVINDSHAQVKSAANSALNGFGEVLQNPEIKAIQKKLMNALADPTGKTNSALGYLLKTTFEHYLDAPSLALVMPIIDRGLKQRSSETKRKSVQIVGNMASLTEVRDFVPYLAELMPLVHDVLVDPVPEARATAAKSLGTLVERLGETNFPDLVDRLLGMLRTDSSGVDRQGAAQGLSEVLSGLGMDRLEALLPEIIASTASPRAHVREGFISLLIYLPATFGHRFSPHLGRVIQPILNGLADDSEYVREASMRAGKMIISNYSNKAVELLLPELEKGMLDSSWRIRQSSISLTGELLYRVTGISGKVELEEDETAARTADQTRTALTEALGQERRDRVLATLYIVRQDTVSSVRQSSIHIWKALVHNTPRTTREILPVLMQLLVSLLGSETVEQQETASRTIGELCRKNGERIVGEIVPILKKAIASPDLRTKEGACLAFSDVMTSASKDAIEAHEEVIIAAVRDALVDPSPDVRAAAARTFDTMQHFMGAKAIDQTIPTLLEAMRNPGESSETALQALQEVMSVRANSVFPVLLPTLTAQPISAFNARAISALVRVAGTALNRRIDSLLGSLVKSLEANPEEDVREELNEAVESLVGSVTDPDGVHLLEMLLIGWAKDANPVRRATACNIFGTMCQVNDADTEEYRVDWVRILVSLFDDPVEEVVTAAWEALEHFVKTVDKSELEDLVVPLRRAIEGTGAPGRTVPGFSRPKGAQSIVPILLAGVLSGTQEQREQAALGVGDLVQRTTEAAIKPYIIQLTGPLIRVISGQSIAPQIKSAILQALTILLEEVPQLVRPFHPQLTRTFVKSASDSVSLVVRNRAATGLGELMKHQPRVDPLITELIGGVRSAEKDIAPSVMLALAAVCSSAGKNIGAAAKGSIIEVVEEAFADSPSDAYNKAVGSVIAGLALHDVETIRPVVDAFLAAPTPPTPLMSIAILAVLERTPDAFLELGGEVPEDIVRKINASVGGDGPIARPAREARDIIRGNDRWMGEPEVAALIK; via the exons ATGGCCCCCGCAGACAAGGTCGGCTCGTGgctcgacaagggcaagaagccgtccaagaaggaggcgtacgactcggactcggactcggatTCGTCGGCCGTCACCGAGCCCGACGTCCccgccaagaaggctgcctcgtcgtccagcaGCTCCAGCAGTGACAATGACAGTGATAGCGACAGTGACAGCTCGAGCGATTcggacagcgacgaggttaacgccaaggagggccgcgagcgcaacATTGACTGGGATGCGGTGATGCCCAAGGTCCGGCCGGCGCTGCTGGACCGCAgcgccaagcgccgcgacgcCTTCATCGCGCGCTACTTCTACGTCACTGACGAAT TGCCTGTGCAGACTCAGGTGCCTGCGCTCTTGCAGGCGCTCCTGTCGTCGCTGGTCCTTATGCAGGATCTGCGCGCAGTTGAGGCGGACGTCGGTGTgcttgccgagcttgttGTGCGTGACGAGAGGCAACAACAGGCGCAGAAGCTTggcgacaagctcgtcaagtGGTCGCGAGCGGAGGTCGACAAGGCTGTCGCTTCGCCCAAGTC atcgACCCCCACCTCGCTTCAGCCCCAGCTCatgctcgtcctcaccctcatcgcAACGCTGCGCAAGTCTAGAGGCGACGTGTTTGCAACCTCGGCGCAGTGCGCGGACCTTTTTGTCGCCCTCGCGACCGTGCTCGATGCGATcagcgagcgcgcggcgggcATGAAGGGACGCCGCCCAGAACGCCTTCTGCGCAAGCTGAACGTGCGCGTCTGGCGCGTGCTTAGACCCATGCGCGCAGCGTTCCCCGATCTCATCAAGGTCCTCACCACGAAGGTGCCTGTTCCAGCGCGCGCTGCCGTGCTGCTGGGTCACATCGTCAGCGTTTCCCTTAGAGCCAAGCCAGCCAAGGGGCAGCCCGAGGGGCGCGCCGTCATCGAGGGCCAGAAG gACGCCTTGCTCAACTACTACTCCGCGCACATCCTCTCCACCAAGACggccctccctcctcacgTGCCT TTGGCGCTACGCGAGTTCCTCTCCAACTTTGTCACTGAGGCTGACCTCACTGGCAAGCTCATCCCAACGGCTGAGCGCATGATGCTGCGGTCCCCAGAGATTGCACTGACGC TCActgccgacctcctcgactgcTGTGAGATCGACATCTCGTCCATCATTCCTGCCAAACTCATCCCTTCCACTATCTCGGCGTCCAAGTCGTCGAACGCCGAGACGCGTGCCAAGGCAGTCGTGCTCCTCAAGGCGGTCGTGAAGCGGACGTCTAAGCCCGAGTCGCTGTCCAAGCTCGCGGCTGAGCTGCTTGCCCTCCCCAAGGCAGGCAAGTCGGCGAGTGCTgagcagcgcgtcgcgctctACAACATGGTGGCGGCGATTCCTTCGGCCGCGTCCTCTGTTGTGGTGGACACCGTTCCAACACTtgtcgccaaggaggctAACGAGCACGCGCTCAACGCTATGGCCGTGGCGCTTGGCGCCCATCTCTCCACTGCGCTCACGTCGGACAAGGCTGTCGCCCCCGCTGCGGCAACTGCGCTGATCAAGGAGCTCGCGTCGACGAAGCTGTCAGCCAGGAGAGCGCTCTCTAGTGCTGTCGGCTCCGCAGTGTGGTCCGTCCACGCGGACGACAAGTTCTCGTCAGAGGGCCAGAAGATCCTCGGTTCGCTGGTCCCCGCACTCGAGGGTAACCTGAAGACAGCCAGCGGGTGCGCGCCCGCCAACGCAGCCGGCTTCCTCGAGGGTTacgtcgctgtcgcgcttggcctcgggcCTCTCAAGGCACTCCCGGTCGCTGCCAAGCTGATCGATGGGCCAGCTATGCAGGGCGTCCTCACCCTTACCCCGAAGCcctccttcatcctcaACGACAAGGCTTACACCAAGCTCTCGACTCTCCAGGACGACCTCTGGTTCCTGCGGGCGCTCCAGGTTCTCGTTCTCCGTGGCGAAGGCCTGGCTGAAGAGGACGTtcgcgtcgctctcggcctcggcctgaTTCACCTCGCGTTCGACTCGAAGCACCCCACTGTCCGCCGCGACACCCTCACCACGGTCACTGCTCTCGCCAAGGAGCAGCCGCTGCTCACCGCAAAGATCGTGCGCGAGTCCCTCACTGCGTGGCTCCGCTTGCGCGACCTGGCCCGTGCTGCTGCTCTCAAGAAGCGTGCCCCGGGAGAGGACGCAGAGGTGTTCCCGTCGCGTTCTCGCCAGATCGGCGCGCTCCTAGACGCGTCCGTTGTCAAGTCTgacaaggccgacaaggcAATGCTTGAGGACATCGCCGCCGATctcgtcgtgctcgccCACCACCCTGAGATTGGAGAGGCCTCGACCGTCTCGTGGATCTCGCTTGTGCAGTCGCATGGCCTCGACCCCGCGACGCTTGTCCAGCTCAAGCATGGGCacatcctcaacctcctctgGGAGGCGGCCGCTGCGCCACCCAAGGACCCCCGCTTCGCAGAGGCCGCTTACCGTGCGATCGCGACGCTCGCCTTCATCGACCCAGTCGAGTTTGTTGCTGACGTCGTTGAGAAGGCGCGCGGGGACCTTGACCCTCAGAACCTCGACTtcatcggcctcgaggagcgcggcaTCTGGGCAACCcccgaggacaagctcTTCGTTGACGTCCTCTCGAccaagaaggacgaggtcgaaAACAAGAACCGCAAGAACTACGACATTGAGAAGTGGGAGCAAGAGGtgcgcgagcagctcgcgaAGAAGCAGGCGACCAAGATCGCCACCAACCTCTCCAAGCAGGACAAGGCGCTGGTGGCTGCGCAGCtgcgcaaggagaaggccgtGCGCGAGCAGATCGCCACCACACAGgcccgcctgcgccgcggccttgagctcgtgGCTGCCCTCACCGACTCGCCCGTCTCGGctgtcgaggccaaggtcggcaCCATCGCCGACCTGCTTCTCAGCAGTGTGTTTGGCCCGGGCGCGTTCCTCGTGGATGGCCGCGCCTTCGACGTCTTCATCAAGCTGTCGACCCTCTCGGCTCCCCGTATTGGCGAGTACCGTCGCATGGTCGCCGCTGTGCTGCTCCGCGCGTTCGGTGCGCCGTTCGTCCCCGACGACTaccaggaggagggggtCGGTGAGCAGGTCACCCGTGTGCTCCACCAAATCAACTTCGCCGCATCGAAGATTCCGCTCGACAGCACGACGTATGCTCTTGTGAGCATGCTCATGTCGCGCGTTGTCGCCCTCGGGGGAGTCGGCTGCGAGTCGTCCCATAGTGAGCAGGCGCAGGAGCAGCTCACTCTGGTCGTCGGCATCATCGGCTCATGCGTCGGCGAGTTTCATGACTCACGGTACCCCCGCCTCCACACGATCAAGGACCTCATCCAGATCATCGGCACCTACACGCGCCTTGCAAAGGATGCCTCGGCGGTCTTGGCTGACCTCGGCGCTGCGATCCAGGATGTCGCAACGCCTAGTGAGATTGCAGCCCTTATCAGCGGCACGCTTTCTCCCGACTCGGGTGTGCGCAACTCGGTGCTGCAGGCTCTCCAGCCCGTCGACCTCACCGACTTGAACTACTCGGAGGAGCTCTTCATCTCGACAcacgactcggacgagacCAACGCCGGTCTTGCTGATAATGTCTGGGAGGAGAACGGCTTTGACGTCCCCGAGACGTACCTCGACTCGTTGCTGAAGTATCTCGCGCACTCCAGTGGCGCCGTCCGCACCGGTGCGTCGgctgccctcgccgacgccgtgcAGCAGTACCCGTCCCAGATCGacgccaccctcgccgGTCTCCAGGACCTGTACgtcgagaaggccaagctccTTGAACCCGAGTACGACCGCTTCGGGATGATCATCCCGGAGACCGTCAACCGCCCTGACCCCTGGGAGGCACGCGTGGCCATTGCCTCGACGCTCGAGAAGGTTGCGGCTATGGTTCCCGACTCGCAGGTCACCCCCGTGCTCAAGTTCCTgatcaagaaggaggcccTCGGTGACCGTCACGAGGAGGTGCGCCGCAACATGCTGAACGCCGCCACTGCGCTTGTCGACATCCACGGTGGCAAGGACGTCGCCGGCCTCATGGCCATGTTCGATAAGGAGCTCGCGAAGAGCTCAAAGTCGCAGGCGTCCGACTATATCAAGGAGGCTGTTGTTATTCTTTTCGGTCGACTCGCCGGCCACCTTGACGCCTCGGACGAGCGCATTCCCAAGGCCGTTGAccgtctcgtcgaggcgctgaACACTCCTTCTGAGCTCGTCCAgtccgccgtcgccgactgTCTCCCCGCTCTCGTGCAGGGCATGTCGTCGGAGGAGACCGAGTACCTTGTCGACCGCTTGTTCTCGACCCTCACCACTGGCGCCAAGTACGCCCACCGTCGCGGTGCTGCTTACGGTATCGCGGGTGTTGTTAAGGGTCGTGGCCTCCGCTCGCTCAAGGAGTACGACCTCATGGACAAGCTCACTGAGGCCGctgaggacaaggacgtgTTCGAGACccgcgagggcgcgctcctcgccttTGAGACGCTCTCCGCCACGCTCGGCCGCGTCTTCGAGCCGTACATTGTCCAGATCATCCCCCAGATGCTCGCGCTCTTCGGCGATACCAACAAGTACGTGCGTGAGGCGACACAATACGCCGCAAAGGTCATCATGTCGCGCATCTCGGGCCACTGCGTCAAGCTCATTCTgcccaccctcctcgagggtctcgaggagaagcagTGGCGCACCAAGAAGGGCTCGATCGAGCTGCTTGGATCCATGGCCTTCTGTGCTCCCCGCCAGCTGTCGGTCTCGCTCCCTACCATCATCCCTCATCTCACTGGCGTTATCAACGACTCGCACGCCCAGGTCAAGTCGGCCGCCAACTCTGCACTCAATGGCTTCGGCGAGGTCCTCCAGAACCCCGAGATCAAGGCTATCCAGAAGAAGCTCATgaacgccctcgccgacccaACGGGGAAGACGAACAGCGCGCTCGGGTACCTGCTCAAGACGACGTTCGAGCACTACCTTGACGCGCcgtcgctcgcgctcgtcatGCCTATTATCGATCGTGGTCTCAAGCAGCGCAGCTCCGAGACCAAGCGCAAGTCGGTCCAGATCGTCGGCAACATGGCCTCGCTCACCGAGGTCCGCGACTTTGTTCCctacctcgccgagctcatgcCGCTCGTCCACGacgtccttgtcgaccCCGTGCCGGAAGCACGTGCCACCGCGGCCAAGTCGCTCGGAACACTTgtcgagcgtctcggcgaGACCAACTTCCCGGACCTCGTGGACCGGCTCCTTGGCATGCTCCGCACCGACTCGAGCGGTGTCGACCGCCAGGGCGCCGCTCAGGGCCTCTCCGAGGTCCTCTCCGGCCTCGGTATggaccgcctcgaggcTCTCCTGCCCGAGATCATCGCGAGCACCGCCAGCCCGCGCGCACACGTGCGTGAGGGCTTCATCTCGTTGTTAATCTACCTCCCCGCGACGTTTGGCCATCGCTTCTCACCCCACCTTGGCCGCGTCATCCAGCCGATCCTCAACGGTCTCGCAGACGATTCCGAGTACGTGCGAGAGGCGTCGATGCGCGCCGGTAAGATGATCATCTCGAACTACTCGAACAAGGCCGTTGAGCTTCTGCtccccgagctcgagaagggcaTGCTCGACAGCTCGTGGCGTATCCGCCAAtcgtccatctcgctcACCGGCGAGCTGCTCTACCGCGTCACCGGTATCagcggcaaggtcgagctcgaggaggacgagacggcTGCGCGTACCGCCGACCAGACGCGCACGGCGCTCACCGAGGCCCTTGGCCAGGAGCGCCGCGACCGAGTCCTCGCTACACTCTACATTGTGCGCCAGGACACCGTCAGCAGCGTCCGCCAGTCGTCGATCCACATCTGGAAGGCGCTTGTGCACAACACGCCGCGCACCACCCGCGAGATCCTGCCCGTGCTCAtgcagctcctcgtctccctcctcggctCGGAGACCGTCGAGCAGCAGGAGACAGCGTCGCGCACCATCGGCGAACTGTGTCGCAAGAacggcgagcgcatcgTTGGCGAGATTGTGCCGATTCTCAAGAAGGCGATCGCGTCACCCGACCTGCGTACCAAGGAGGGCGCATGTCTCGCGTTCTCCGACGTCATGACGTCGGCCTCCAAGGACGCCATCGAGGCGCACGAGGAGGTCATCATCGCGGCTGTCCGCGAcgctctcgtcgacccGTCGCCGGACGTTCGtgccgctgctgcgcgcACGTTCGACACCATGCAGCACTTCATGGGCGCCAAGGCCATCGACCAGACCATTCCCAcgctgctcgaggccatgCGCAACCCCGGCGAGAGCTCAGAGACGGCGCTACAGGCTCTGCAGGAGGTCatgagcgtgcgcgccaaCAGCGTGTTCCCCGTGCTCCTGCCAACCCTCACCGCGCAGCCCATTTCGGCGTTCAACGCTCGCGCTATCAGCGCCCTTGTGCGCGTGGCCGGCACCGCGCTCAACCGCCGCATCGACTCGCTTCTCGGCTCGCTTGTCAAGTCACTCGAGGCGAAcccagaggaggacgtccgcgaggagctcaacgaggcggtcgagtCACTCGTCGGGTCGGTCACCGACCCCGACGGCgtgcacctcctcgagatgCTGCTCATCGGCTgggccaaggacgccaaccctgtgcgccgcgccacgGCGTGCAACATCTTTGGAACCATGTGCCAGGTCAACGATGCGGACACGGAGGAGTACCGCGTCGACTGGGTGCGGATACTTGTGTCACTGTTCGATGACcctgtcgaggaggtcgtcacTGCGGCCTgggaggcgctcgagcactTTGTCAAGACGGTCGACAagagcgagctcgaggaccttgtcgtgcccctccgccgcgcgaTCGAGGGCACTGGCGCACCTGGGCGCACCGTGCCGGGCTTCTCGCGTCCTAAGGGCGCGCAGTCGATTGTGCCGATTCTCCTGGCGGGTGTGCTCAGCGGCACGCAGGAGCAGCGCGAGCAGGCCGCTCTGGGTGTTGGAGACCTTGTACAGCGGACCACCGAGGCGGCGATCAAGCCGTACATCATCCAGCTCACTGGTCCCCTCATTCGTGTCATCTCAGGCCAGTCGATCGCGCCTCAGATCAAGAGTGCCATCCTCCAGGCTCTCACGAtcctgctcgaggaggtgccTCAGCTCGTGCGCCCCTTCCACCCGCAGCTCACGCGCACGTTTGTCAAGTCGGCATCCGACTCGGTGTCGTTGGTGGTGCGCAACCGCGCTGCTACGGGTCTCGGGGAGTTGATGAAGCACCAGCCGCGTGTGGACCCGCTGATCACCGAGCTGATCGGGGGTGTCCGAAGTGCCGAGAAGGACATTGCGCCCTCTGTGATGTTGGCCCTAGCTGCCGTGTGCTCGAGCGCAGGCAAGAACATCggagcggcggccaagggcTCGATCatcgaggttgtcgaggaggcgttTGCAGACTCGCCGAGCGACGCGTACAACAAGGCCGTCGGGTCTGTCATCGCCGGCCTGGCACTGCACGACGTGGAGACTATCCGCcctgtcgtcgacgcgttccTCGCTGCCCCGACACCACCTACACCACTGATGAGCATCGCGATCCTGGCCGTGCTTGAGCGCACGCCTGACGCGTTCCTCGAGCTAGGTGGCGAGGTGCCCGAGGACATTGTGCGCAAGATCAATGCCAGCGTGGGTGGGGATGGGCCGATTGCACGAccggcgcgcgaggcgc
- the RPL28 gene encoding uncharacterized protein (Belongs to the universal ribosomal protein uL15 family), translated as MPSRFSKTRKHRGHVSAGHGRVGKHRKHPGGRGLAGGQHHHRTNFDKFHPGYFGKVGMRHYHLLKNHGYCPTMNVDKLVSLPEAQADVPAGTVPVIDLVQLGTFKLLGKGKVDRPFIVKTRFISKQAEEKIKEAGGVVKLIA; from the exons ATGCCTTCCCGTTTCTCCAAGACTA GGAAGCACCGCGGGCACGTCTCTGCC GGTCACGGCCGTGTCGGCAAGCACCGCAAGCACCCCGGTGGTCGTGGTCTCGCCGGTGGTCAGCAC CACCACCGTACCAACTTCGACAAGTTCCACCCTGGTTACTTCGGCAAGGTCGGTATGCGCCACTACCACCTCCTGA AGAACCACGGCTACTGCCCGACCATGAACGTCGACAAGCTTGTCTCGCTTCCCGAGGCCCAGGCTGACGTCCCCGCTGGCACCGTCCCCGTTAtcgacctcgtccagctcggcacgttcaagctcctcggcaagggcaaggtcgaccGCCCCTTCATCGTCAAGACCCGCTTCATCTCGAAGCAGGCTGAGGAGAagatcaaggaggccgGCGGTGTCGTCAAGCTCATTGCCTAA
- a CDS encoding uncharacterized protein (Aldo/keto reductase family): MGKTITFAPGLDVPTPGLGTMSLSPFVYGEVDDNESLVTLKTALDIGCTFWDSAVLYGAGQNETLLGRFFKENPGAREKITLASKCAFDIYKPDPTTRFKITNSPAHIAQFIEESKERLGSYPDIYYLHRMDPDTPLEESIPALQKLKDDGKVKYIGLSECNADTLRKACKIAHIDVLQIEYGPFDQSAEENGLMAAARELGVTVVGYSPLGRGMLAGTIRSRADLEENDFRRFLPQYTDEAIAHNVAIADRFAALGAKKGATAAQIVLAWVAEKGVIPIFGTRKAERVKDNFAANKITFTAQEKKEIDELVADNAPQGDRYPPSMMASVGR, from the exons ATGGGCAAGACAATCACCTTCGCTCCCGGCCTTGACGTTCCCACCCCAGGCCTGGGGACAATGTCCCTCTCCCCTTTCGTCTACGGCGAAGTGGATGACAACGAGTCTCTTGTGACACTCAAGACGGCCCTCGATATCGGCTGTACTTTCTGGGACAGTGCGGTTCTCTATGGCGCGGGACAGAACGAgaccctcctcggccgGTTTTTCAAGGAGAATCCTGGGGCTAGGGAGAAGATCACCCTGGCGAGCAAGTGCGCCTTCGACATCTACAAGCCCGAT ccgaCCACCCGGTTCAAGATCACCAACTCGCCCGCCCACATTGCCCAGTTCATCGAGGAGAGTAAGGAACGTCTCGGCTCGTACCCCGACATCTATTACCTCCACCGCATGGATCCCGACAcgccgctcgaggagagTATTCCGGCTCTCcagaagctcaaggacgatGGCAAGGTCAAGTATATTGGCCTGAGCGAGTGTAATGCCGACACGCTGCGTAAGGCGTGCAAGA TCGCCCACATCGACGTCCTCCAGATCGAGTACGGCCCGTTCGACCAGAGTGCCGAAGAGAACGGCCTCATGGCCGCGGCacgcgagcttggcgtcaCAGTCGTCGGCTACTCGcccctcggccgcggcatGTTGGCCGGTACGATCCGTTCCCGTGCCGACTTGGAGGAGAACGACTTCCGCCGCTTCCTCCCGCAATAcaccgacgaggcgatTGCGCACAACGTCGCCATTGCCGACCGCTtcgccgccctcggtgCCAAGAAGGGTGCCACCGCGGCGCAGATCGTCCTCGCGTGGGTGGCTGAGAAGGGGGTCATTCCGATCTTTGGTacgcgcaaggccgagcgcgtAAAGGACAACTTTGCCGCTAACAAGATTACTTTTACGGCccaggagaagaaggagattGATGAGCTCGTGGCCGATAATGCCCCACAGGGAGACCGGTACCCTCCTAGCATGATGGCTAGTGTCGGCCGATAG